GATTGTGTTAAAAAATAGAGCTTTTATATTCATATAGTTTCATTTCAAGCTTTTTCTCATAAGTGCATTttgaccttttctttctttttcttttttcctttttttaaaaaagaaaaagtgacaaaagtactttttgaattttttaccaaacaaacccatttTTGTTTTACACAAATTTCTatataataaaattactttttaagcTCCTTCAGGCAATCCCAAATATATTCTTAATCCACCTCTATCGTCATCGTACTCAATGGCATTGCAGGTCACATACATGCTTTCCCATCCTGTAATGCTGCATCGTTATTTTTGGCATGCTATGCTATTGCAGCTATTACTTTGTGGTCTGGGAGTTTGTAATTTGACTAATCTATACAATTCTCATTCACCGTGGGTTAGACGGTCTATGCAGGCAAAGGATGGCTCCTGTATAGTAGACCACTGTCACAAATTGGCTATCTAGCCCAGAAGGAAGATTAAATGCTAAAGCATAGTAACAGTAAAGAGCAACAAATTTTACAAGCAGCTTAAAAAGATGGAAGTAGTGGAAGAGAAGTGGAGAGAGGTCAGGCAATTGGGAAGTATGGAAGGTAGTTGGTGAAGGTAGTGAGAGCAATGGTGATCTAGTGAAGGGGAGGCATGATGACGCTGCAATTACTGAAAATTGGGTTTCTTTAGTAGTATGACAAATTAACCAGCAGAGGAAATATAATAGAAGGATGAGGCAGCTCATCTTTGTTCAGTAGGAGTCTTTCAAATGTGGAATTCACCGAAGACAGCAATTGCACTATATGAGAGACATTTGAAGCTCATTATACACAAAGCCAACTTAGACTGTGATAGCACAATTGGCAACTGAGAAACCTGACAAACTTAATTGCAATGGCTTTTACACAAATGAATGTTGCATATTCCAAAAGCTTTTGAAAATCCTGAACCTGTTAACATGCGTATCAAGTTGTCAAGAAAACTACACATTCTACCTCCTAACAAAATACAAGGTACCTTGTTACAGCTGGTTCTTCAAGACCTGGCCAGCAGACTAAAGCCCAATTAAAAACCATTCTCTTTTAGCCGGTCGGACTCATCAAAGAACATGCCTGAAGGTGAGGTTAATACGAGTTGCCTCTACTTTCGTACGCTTAGGCACCGAGTGGATCCAATCCCGTTGAGTGTTGCCCCTCATTACCAACAGTGATCCATGCTTAAGTGCGAATGAGTGCTTGTCAGCATGGTTACTCTTCTTTAATCGCTTGCTTGCAGGTTCTTCGTCATGGCTTTTCAACACTAGCACCAAAGGACAATTGTATAAACAAAACCACCATAATTTTAGTTgcaattttttacaaaattaaagcTAATGCAAAACGGGTTAACAAACTGTCCAGGTTTATACTTTAGAGGAACTAAACGCCACTGATGCAATCATACTGCTAAATCGAATTTGTAACAATTCTGAGTGTCTATGTCACACGAACAGCTATAGATCCCAAATAGTGGGAATTTCCTTGATCAGAATAAATAGAACCAACAGAAGAAGATACAACAAGAACTGAATCTATGTtgttctcttcttcctcagcttGACTGGCAGTCTGTTGGCCGAAGCTTGTAGCAAGTGGAGTTCCAAGAGCATGCTGGCAGTCCTATGCAGATTAGTTCTTAGCTCTACCGTTTATCATATTTGGCAGGCTAGGAATGCTATTAAATTCCAGGGCCGGATTCTAATGGAGGAGCAGATTCCTCGTAGGATCTATTGGGAGGTCCATTCACGCATATCAGGGAAGGGGAAGTTCCCTATCACTAGAGTAAATGTTTCTCTTTGTCATGTCTGGAATATAGCAGAATCAGtcttgttttgattttggaTTCTTTTGTTGTTTAGCTCTCTCTGTTTTGAAGTAGAGTAGTTTTTGAGCTTTGTTATTTTGATAGGTCTAGTCAGACCTTTGTTTGTAATTGCAGTTTTGTTTGAATGAAAATGCTTActgattcatcaaaaaaaaaaaaaaaaaagaactgaaTCTAAGTGGATTCATGAACTGCAACTAAAAACAGATAATACATACCATGGGATGTCTTACTGGGTTTCTTCTTTAATATGAATTCACGTTCACATCCAAAGGATACCGAAGCAATTTCTGGGGTCAATCCATAAAGCTTCTCGTCATCAGAATGCCAACCGACGTAGTCATTACCACCTCTATACCTATTCAAGAGCAAGCTATTAAAACTACTCCCAGGAAGAGCTTTGTGGACCTTCACAAATAAGTTAACAAAACACATGAGTAACGCTAAAGTTGACCCCAAAAAACGCACCAATAATAAGGAATATCTGCAAGAATCTCTCTACTCTACATAATCATTGAACAAAGTTTTCCTG
This DNA window, taken from Alnus glutinosa chromosome 5, dhAlnGlut1.1, whole genome shotgun sequence, encodes the following:
- the LOC133868693 gene encoding DNA oxidative demethylase ALKBH2 isoform X1; this translates as MSLRLKAGIEPTDPNPDNESGVKRQRHRVDLRNGSEIVYMPSFLPFHRAWDCFHYLNDHIPWTRPTIRVFGRSCVQPRDTCYIASPGLPDLVYSGYQPHAYSWDDFPQLKEILDAVHKALPGSSFNSLLLNRYRGGNDYVGWHSDDEKLYGLTPEIASVSFGCEREFILKKKPSKTSHVLKSHDEEPASKRLKKSNHADKHSFALKHGSLLVMRGNTQRDWIHSVPKRTKVEATRINLTFRHVL